In the genome of Methanopyrus kandleri AV19, one region contains:
- the prf1 gene encoding peptide chain release factor aRF-1, whose product MAESSTVERYRFRKMIERLENLRGQGTELITIYIPPENRLSDVIAQMREEYSQASNIKSKRTRKNVQSAIEVVMQRLKMVGETPENGLVVLVGTVQDGTKEKMVAELIEPPEPVDRFIYRCDSKFYLEPLKEYLEEKDVYGILVMDRREATIGLVKGKRIEPVKRLTSDVPGKHKAGGQSQRRFDRLIEHAAHEFYQKVGEAAREAFEDVKDLKGIIVGGPGPTKEEFLDGDYLPKDLKEKVLTVVDVGNTDESGLREALNKAEEALKEAELVREKRLVRKFMEEAVNGELAAYGEEVDELLKMGAVEVLLVSEDLEGYKVILRCPECGYENIVTVKEKDEAKKYVEECPECGEAELNVEEIKDIVDYYVELAEQMGSNVEIISTETEEGAQFYNAFRGLGALLRFRPK is encoded by the coding sequence ATGGCCGAATCGTCTACGGTCGAGAGATATAGGTTCAGGAAGATGATAGAGAGACTGGAAAACCTGCGCGGACAAGGCACCGAGCTCATCACGATTTACATCCCGCCGGAGAATCGTCTGAGCGACGTCATCGCTCAGATGCGGGAGGAGTACTCCCAAGCCAGCAACATCAAGAGTAAGCGCACCCGGAAGAACGTCCAATCAGCTATCGAGGTCGTGATGCAGCGTCTCAAAATGGTCGGAGAGACTCCGGAAAACGGACTCGTAGTTCTCGTCGGCACCGTCCAGGACGGTACCAAGGAGAAGATGGTCGCGGAGCTGATCGAACCGCCCGAGCCCGTGGACCGGTTCATCTACCGATGTGATTCGAAATTCTATCTAGAACCCCTCAAGGAATACCTCGAAGAGAAGGACGTCTACGGAATCCTGGTAATGGACCGCCGGGAGGCCACGATAGGTCTCGTGAAAGGTAAGCGAATCGAACCCGTGAAGAGGCTGACGTCCGACGTGCCGGGTAAGCATAAGGCCGGAGGTCAATCTCAGCGTAGGTTCGACCGGTTGATCGAGCACGCCGCCCACGAGTTTTACCAGAAGGTGGGAGAAGCCGCCCGCGAGGCTTTCGAAGACGTGAAGGATCTGAAGGGAATCATCGTCGGAGGTCCAGGTCCCACGAAGGAGGAGTTCCTGGACGGCGACTACCTCCCCAAGGATCTAAAGGAAAAGGTACTCACCGTGGTGGACGTCGGCAACACGGACGAGTCCGGGCTCCGGGAGGCCCTGAACAAAGCCGAAGAAGCGCTGAAGGAAGCCGAGCTAGTCCGGGAGAAGCGCCTCGTGCGAAAGTTCATGGAGGAGGCCGTGAACGGTGAACTCGCGGCGTATGGAGAGGAAGTCGACGAACTCCTCAAGATGGGTGCCGTGGAGGTACTGCTAGTTTCCGAGGACCTCGAGGGATACAAGGTAATCCTACGATGTCCGGAGTGCGGGTACGAGAACATCGTTACGGTGAAGGAGAAAGACGAGGCGAAGAAATACGTGGAAGAGTGCCCGGAATGCGGGGAAGCAGAGCTCAACGTGGAAGAAATCAAAGACATAGTGGATTACTACGTGGAACTGGCCGAGCAGATGGGATCCAACGTCGAGATCATCTCAACCGAGACCGAAGAGGGCGCTCAGTTTTATAACGCGTTTCGGGGACTCGGAGCCCTGCTCAGGTTCCGACCCAAGTGA
- the pyrH gene encoding UMP kinase — protein sequence MYSVVALGGSVVNVDKPERIKETAEILRNGLDSGLKICVVVGGGPTARRYINVARNLGTPETLLDEMGIAVTRLNAMLLGAALGLHDLHVPETPVEAARIVRRNGVAVCGGTHPGHTTDAVAAMIAELLEGPLVIVTNVDGVYDKDPSEPGARKLRELRPEELEELAVRAELKAGGSFVVDPLAAKMISRGQIVTHVVSWEDFRSRGLENVVRGRHNGTIIEG from the coding sequence ATGTATTCGGTCGTGGCACTGGGTGGCTCGGTCGTAAACGTGGATAAACCCGAACGCATCAAGGAAACCGCCGAAATCTTGCGAAATGGGCTCGATTCCGGGCTGAAGATATGCGTCGTCGTCGGTGGTGGGCCGACCGCCCGTCGGTACATAAACGTAGCGCGAAACCTCGGGACACCGGAAACTCTACTCGACGAGATGGGTATCGCCGTTACCCGGCTGAACGCGATGCTTCTAGGGGCGGCGTTGGGTCTGCACGATCTGCACGTGCCTGAGACCCCAGTAGAAGCCGCGAGAATAGTCCGGCGGAACGGTGTGGCAGTCTGCGGTGGTACACATCCCGGCCACACAACCGACGCCGTAGCGGCCATGATCGCGGAACTGCTCGAGGGTCCACTCGTCATAGTTACCAATGTCGACGGGGTGTACGACAAGGACCCCAGTGAACCAGGCGCGCGCAAACTCCGGGAACTGAGGCCCGAAGAGCTGGAAGAACTGGCAGTCCGCGCTGAGCTTAAGGCGGGGGGAAGCTTCGTAGTGGACCCCCTCGCCGCCAAGATGATAAGCAGGGGTCAAATCGTCACGCACGTGGTTTCGTGGGAAGACTTCCGGTCCCGTGGGTTGGAAAACGTGGTTCGAGGCCGTCATAATGGGACGATAATCGAGGGGTGA
- a CDS encoding DUF2116 family Zn-ribbon domain-containing protein, which yields MTERVPPHSHCIVCGAAIPEGERFCSEKCRMEYERRRKKAATLQWMLAGALIALGVVLMLRGV from the coding sequence TTGACGGAGCGCGTACCTCCCCACTCCCACTGTATCGTTTGTGGGGCCGCAATCCCGGAAGGGGAGCGATTTTGCAGCGAGAAGTGCCGGATGGAATACGAACGTAGGAGGAAGAAGGCGGCGACACTCCAGTGGATGCTGGCCGGAGCTCTCATAGCCCTAGGTGTGGTCCTGATGCTCCGGGGTGTATGA
- a CDS encoding RsmD family RNA methyltransferase, translated as MIKTIRTPVGEFKLLVDSYQLDLLRDVRRVFVFTSMVAEVAEDTFADLGAGTGPLSVVAAHAGAERVIAVEKNPKRARLLEKNLRKHVPHDVEWEVVVGDARDVDVNADVVACEMIDTLLLEEKFVPVINAVLERYEPTIVPQEVRIGANPIRRPPRTPRYRPGLPEDIEPLEVIRTDKPIPKKFEYETPEPGYAFFTWVEYEGTIAGGSDVFCPVLELPTPGDVLIGVRGAGLPSLRSYTPEHQDHT; from the coding sequence ATGATTAAAACCATAAGAACTCCAGTAGGTGAGTTCAAGCTGTTGGTAGACTCCTACCAGCTCGACCTGCTCCGTGACGTAAGGCGCGTTTTCGTCTTCACCTCGATGGTAGCGGAAGTCGCAGAGGACACTTTCGCGGACCTTGGAGCCGGCACAGGACCTTTATCGGTGGTTGCAGCCCACGCCGGCGCCGAGCGCGTGATCGCCGTAGAAAAGAATCCCAAACGAGCCCGACTTCTCGAGAAGAACCTCAGGAAACACGTCCCGCACGACGTGGAGTGGGAGGTAGTAGTAGGGGACGCGCGGGATGTGGATGTGAACGCCGATGTGGTAGCATGTGAGATGATCGACACACTACTCCTAGAAGAGAAGTTCGTACCCGTCATCAACGCCGTTCTCGAGAGGTATGAACCGACGATCGTGCCACAGGAAGTGCGGATTGGGGCCAACCCTATCCGCCGACCACCTAGGACGCCGAGATATCGGCCGGGTCTCCCAGAAGACATCGAACCACTTGAGGTAATCCGGACCGACAAACCCATCCCCAAAAAGTTCGAGTACGAAACTCCGGAGCCGGGATACGCGTTCTTTACTTGGGTGGAGTACGAAGGGACGATCGCGGGTGGCAGCGATGTGTTCTGTCCCGTCCTCGAGCTCCCAACACCCGGTGACGTGTTGATCGGCGTTCGCGGAGCCGGATTGCCCTCACTCCGCTCATACACCCCGGAGCATCAGGACCACACCTAG
- a CDS encoding TIGR00288 family NYN domain-containing protein produces the protein MLDTVKDYMSGVIKRKAKRGNLDIAMLIDGPNMLRKEFDVSLKEVRELVEELGNIRVGLAFLNQYASDKLIEAVANQGFVPRVIPGDVDVYLAVEAMELIYSDNVDAIALMTRDTDFLPIIAKAKEQGKVTIVIGADPGFSTALQNAADYVIKLKPRKERESEGKEEKPEEAKDVVSDE, from the coding sequence TTGCTCGATACGGTCAAAGATTATATGAGTGGTGTAATCAAGAGAAAAGCTAAGCGGGGCAATCTTGACATTGCAATGTTGATTGACGGACCGAATATGCTCCGTAAAGAGTTCGATGTCAGTTTGAAGGAGGTTAGAGAATTAGTTGAAGAATTGGGTAATATTAGAGTAGGATTAGCGTTCCTGAACCAATACGCTTCGGACAAACTTATTGAAGCTGTAGCCAATCAGGGTTTTGTTCCTAGAGTGATTCCGGGAGACGTTGATGTGTACTTAGCGGTTGAGGCAATGGAACTTATTTACAGTGATAACGTCGACGCAATCGCACTAATGACGCGTGACACTGACTTTCTTCCAATTATAGCTAAGGCGAAGGAGCAGGGTAAGGTCACCATTGTAATAGGAGCAGATCCAGGATTTAGTACAGCACTACAAAATGCGGCAGACTATGTAATCAAGCTTAAACCGCGCAAGGAGCGGGAATCAGAGGGGAAAGAAGAGAAACCCGAAGAAGCTAAGGATGTGGTGAGTGACGAATGA